A genomic region of Trifolium pratense cultivar HEN17-A07 linkage group LG3, ARS_RC_1.1, whole genome shotgun sequence contains the following coding sequences:
- the LOC123915016 gene encoding helicase-like transcription factor — protein MKAIQEELEDVIPAIESLYHLGSKIVKTIPIQLTDEEKGFYLIAEHRVKEKLRDMKLSSQPLEEERVKKQLFLDLELCILRLREMLSSIPLAVKKGDIQGNSELKEKINTKLKEKEAACPICYSELKFFPVVFIAKECKHIFCQPCMEIFCLKDKKCALCRDELHDDDSVFSSPFNCPDSTKADVMLNSLESKSLVISKFDRLLTWLESFLKDKGFEVHRIHGKMEAEEILEIAQMFQNSSSEKNRVLLASFEAISVKENEENAVISHITGVKGKINEKFHGAFRLVVEDAIEGKIVGLKGTVEAGFKELNMLEIEKNLT, from the exons GAAGAGTTGGAAGATGTTATACCAGCCATAGAGAGTTTATATCATCTTGGCTCAAAAATAGTTAAAACAATTCCCATTCAACTCACAGATGAAGAAAAAGGATTTTACTTAATAGCTGAACATCGTGTTAAAGAGAAACTAAGGGATATGAAACTTAGTAGCCAACCACTTGAGGAAGAAAGAGTAAAGAAACAACTATTTCTCGATCTAGAACTATGCATCCTAAGGCTTCGAGAAATGCTTTCAAGCATACCATTAGCCGTGAAAAAAGGCGATATACAAGGAAATTCTGAACTCAAGGAGAAGATAAATACTAAGCTTAAAGAAAAGGAAGCAGCATGTCCCATCTGTTACTCTGAGTTGAAGTTTTTTCCTGTAGTATTCATCGCCAAAGAATGCAAACATATCTTTTGTCAACCGTGTATGGAAATTTTTTGTCTTAAAGATAAAAAGTGTGCTCTATGTCGGGATGAGCTACATGATGATGATAGTGTTTTTTCATCACCTTTCAACTGTCCTGATAGCACAAAAGCAGATGTAATGCTTAATAGCTTAGAAAGTAAGTCACTGGTTATTTCAAAGTTTGATCGCTTGTTAACCTGGCTTGAAAGTTTTTTAAAAGACAAAGGGTTTGAAGTTCATAGAATCCATGGGAAGATGGAGGCTGAAGAGATATTAGAGATAGCTCAAATGTTTCAAAACTCTTCGAGTGAGAAAAATAGGGTTTTATTAGCAAGTTTCGAAGCTATTTCAG TGAAAGAAAATGAGGAAAATGCTGTTATAAGTCACATCACAGGAgttaaaggaaaaataaatgaaaaatttcaTGGAGCTTTTAGATTGGTGGTTGAAGATGcaattgaaggaaaaattgttggattgaaagggACGGTAGAAGCTGGATTCAAAGAACTTAACATGctagaaatagaaaaaaatttaacatga